The following are from one region of the Phycisphaeraceae bacterium genome:
- the arfB gene encoding aminoacyl-tRNA hydrolase, with protein sequence MNASDPSSRRDPGQPPPEPTGVELAPRVHAPESILRVSFTTSRGPGGQNVNKRLTACELRVSLADLPITEPAKNRLRTLAGSRLTLEDELILVSDEHRSQQQNKAECLARLREMLVRAVTPPRPRVKTKPTKGSKQRRLQAKKEAGEKKSRRQKPKEW encoded by the coding sequence ATGAACGCCAGCGACCCTTCATCCCGGCGCGACCCAGGACAGCCACCCCCGGAACCCACCGGCGTCGAACTGGCGCCGCGCGTCCACGCGCCCGAATCGATCCTGCGCGTCTCCTTCACCACCAGCCGCGGCCCGGGCGGCCAGAATGTCAACAAACGCCTCACCGCCTGCGAACTGCGCGTCTCCCTCGCCGACCTGCCCATCACCGAACCGGCGAAGAACCGCCTTCGCACACTCGCCGGCTCGCGACTGACCCTCGAGGACGAACTGATCCTCGTCTCCGACGAGCACCGCTCCCAGCAGCAGAACAAGGCCGAGTGCCTGGCCCGCCTGCGCGAGATGCTGGTGCGCGCCGTCACCCCGCCGCGACCTCGCGTGAAGACCAAGCCGACCAAGGGCTCCAAGCAGCGCCGCCTGCAGGCCAAGAAGGAAGCGGGCGAGAAGAAGTCGAGAAGGCAGAAGCCCAAAGAGTGGTGA
- a CDS encoding response regulator encodes MSYSAHNPGPSDQGGAPRRGRLVVRWTIRRAPTPGQPASQPAAPASPPTPPASGDRRLNLLLTYGGWRESSWADALPRLLEPMGVRSFRANSGAEAAQVLRSVPVHAAVVDLRLPLDNPHKPTPNGASPDPALTEEGGERLLEVLRRLEAPPPIVVVTRDRSAREYMRELHYALRHGAYAVVHGSAADAEQMLRVLQRLVSRYYHNQWPECPGGAGGAGAGGSANDPPGCNPDAATGSGPPNN; translated from the coding sequence GTGTCGTATAGCGCGCACAATCCCGGCCCCTCGGACCAAGGCGGCGCCCCCCGTCGGGGACGCCTCGTCGTCCGCTGGACCATCCGTCGCGCCCCGACCCCCGGCCAGCCCGCGAGCCAGCCCGCAGCCCCGGCCTCGCCCCCCACCCCTCCCGCGTCGGGCGATCGCCGGCTCAACCTCCTTCTGACCTACGGCGGCTGGCGCGAGTCCTCCTGGGCCGACGCCCTCCCGCGCCTCCTCGAGCCCATGGGCGTCCGCTCCTTCCGCGCCAACTCCGGCGCCGAGGCCGCCCAGGTCCTCCGCTCCGTCCCGGTCCACGCCGCCGTCGTCGACCTGCGCCTCCCCCTCGACAACCCCCACAAGCCCACGCCCAACGGCGCGTCCCCCGATCCCGCCCTCACCGAAGAGGGCGGCGAGCGCCTGCTCGAGGTCCTGCGCCGGCTCGAGGCGCCCCCGCCCATCGTCGTCGTCACGCGAGACCGCTCGGCGCGCGAGTACATGCGCGAACTTCACTACGCACTCCGCCACGGCGCCTACGCCGTCGTCCACGGCTCCGCCGCCGACGCCGAGCAGATGCTCCGCGTCCTCCAGCGCCTCGTCTCGCGCTACTACCACAACCAATGGCCCGAGTGCCCCGGGGGCGCCGGGGGCGCCGGCGCCGGGGGCAGCGCCAACGACCCGCCCGGCTGCAACCCCGACGCCGCCACCGGCTCCGGCCCCCCAAACAACTGA
- a CDS encoding co-chaperone GroES: protein MATATKPKPSSTNKKSSNASLRPLGPRVLILRDEAQTKTDSGLYLPETAKDKPKTGTVQSVGDGALNHDTGERIPLTVKPGDKVLFSSYAGTEVKLDGVDMLIMEESEILGIID from the coding sequence ATGGCCACCGCCACCAAGCCCAAGCCGTCCTCCACCAACAAGAAGTCTTCCAACGCGTCGCTCCGCCCCCTCGGCCCGCGCGTCCTCATCCTCCGCGACGAGGCGCAGACCAAGACCGACAGCGGCCTCTACCTCCCCGAGACCGCCAAGGACAAGCCCAAGACCGGCACCGTCCAGTCCGTCGGCGACGGCGCCCTCAACCACGACACCGGCGAGCGCATCCCCCTCACCGTCAAGCCCGGCGACAAGGTCCTCTTCTCCTCCTACGCCGGCACCGAGGTCAAACTCGACGGCGTCGACATGCTCATCATGGAAGAGTCCGAGATCCTCGGCATCATCGACTAA
- the mgtE gene encoding magnesium transporter, which translates to MPEREDDIRPGDDLDPRGPRDTRGGGSARGPLDDAPSEESDTDETADACTVIYEPGESTDLDTRIEEMLDSEDATPDMLATLLEEVEPADAAESLSQLDSEESTEVIRRMEEESAADALAHMDLALAKTVLMDLDPPEAAELLGFMDPDDAVDLLQAMPRDQSAKILLQMPRHLAAHLGKLAQYAPETAGGLMSTDVIALPPGLTVAKAIEFLRNDPVFRDEDISAEDIYCLDAQHRLIGYISLRHMLLADPAHRIEDLMEHEVDAIRPETDREDVAREFAKYDHLTLPVIDQDNRLLGAVTIDDVLDIVEAEATEDAQKQVGVGVGESASSSVPRKLRGRSPWLIVNLFTSTVAAIVVLNFEGLIAQFAILAVFMPVIANQSGNAGQQSLAVTLRGIVLGEVKKGRSLPLLLRETAVGTVSGFLNGMLVFTGAAILGWLGLWGVNYKFGLVAWVAMTGALTVGCAAGASIPIVMRRLGFDPATASTIFLTMLTDSLSFLTFLGLAFVMQDWLVG; encoded by the coding sequence ATGCCCGAGCGCGAGGACGACATCCGGCCAGGCGACGACCTCGACCCCCGGGGCCCCCGGGACACGCGGGGCGGCGGCAGCGCGCGCGGGCCGCTCGACGACGCGCCTTCCGAAGAGTCCGACACCGACGAGACCGCCGACGCGTGCACCGTGATCTACGAGCCGGGCGAATCCACCGACCTCGACACGCGCATCGAGGAGATGCTCGACTCCGAGGACGCGACGCCCGACATGCTGGCGACGCTGCTCGAAGAGGTCGAGCCGGCGGACGCGGCGGAATCGCTCTCGCAGCTGGACTCCGAGGAATCCACCGAGGTCATCCGGCGGATGGAGGAGGAGTCCGCCGCCGACGCGCTGGCGCACATGGACCTGGCGCTGGCGAAGACGGTGCTGATGGATCTGGACCCGCCCGAGGCGGCGGAGCTGCTGGGGTTCATGGACCCCGACGACGCGGTGGACCTGCTGCAGGCGATGCCGCGCGACCAGTCGGCGAAGATCCTGCTCCAGATGCCGCGCCACCTGGCGGCGCACCTGGGCAAGCTCGCGCAGTACGCGCCCGAGACCGCGGGCGGGCTGATGAGCACCGACGTGATCGCGCTGCCCCCCGGGCTGACGGTCGCGAAGGCGATCGAGTTCCTGCGCAACGACCCGGTGTTTCGCGACGAGGACATCAGCGCTGAGGACATCTATTGCCTCGACGCGCAGCACCGGCTGATCGGGTACATCTCGCTGCGCCACATGCTGCTGGCCGACCCGGCGCACCGCATCGAAGACCTGATGGAGCATGAGGTCGACGCGATCCGGCCCGAGACCGACCGCGAGGATGTCGCGCGCGAGTTCGCCAAGTACGACCACCTCACCCTGCCCGTCATCGATCAGGACAACCGTCTGCTCGGCGCCGTCACCATCGACGACGTGCTCGACATCGTCGAGGCGGAAGCCACCGAAGACGCGCAGAAGCAGGTCGGCGTGGGCGTGGGCGAGAGCGCGAGCAGCAGCGTGCCGCGCAAGCTGCGAGGTCGCTCGCCCTGGCTCATCGTCAACCTGTTCACCTCGACCGTCGCGGCGATCGTGGTGCTGAACTTCGAGGGGCTGATCGCGCAGTTCGCGATCCTGGCGGTCTTCATGCCCGTCATCGCCAACCAGTCGGGCAACGCCGGGCAGCAGTCGCTCGCGGTCACGCTCCGCGGCATCGTGCTGGGCGAGGTCAAGAAGGGGCGCTCTCTCCCCCTGCTGCTGCGCGAGACCGCCGTCGGCACGGTCTCGGGCTTCCTCAACGGGATGCTGGTGTTCACGGGCGCCGCGATCCTTGGTTGGCTCGGGCTGTGGGGCGTCAACTACAAGTTCGGGCTGGTCGCGTGGGTCGCGATGACCGGCGCGCTGACCGTGGGTTGCGCCGCCGGCGCGTCGATCCCCATCGTCATGCGCCGGCTCGGCTTCGACCCGGCGACCGCGAGCACCATCTTCCTCACGATGCTCACCGACTCCCTCAGCTTCCTCACCTTCCTGGGGTTGGCGTTCGTGATGCAGGATTGGTTAGTGGGGTGA
- a CDS encoding adenylosuccinate lyase: MPHADPYSIYTSPLASRNASPEMQAVWSPRRKFSAWRRLWLAIAESEKELGLPITDTQIAELRAALDLTDADFAHAADYEKKLRHDVMAHVHAYGDRAPHARAIIHLGCTSQDINCNTELPQLRDALHLVCIKTARAIDALSTFAQRWKDLPLLAFTHYQPAQPTTLGKRAATWAYDLSLCLERLERTRDDIKLRGLRGATGTQASYLALFNDDPILVARLETLVTKKLGFDEDATYLLSGQTYPRVVDAFALSELANLASVIHKTCNDIRLMASRKELDEPFGEAQIGSSAMPYKRNPMRAERATALSRFVINLASNAYDTAATQWLERTLDDSANRRLSLPEAFLATDGALDLLHNIASGFDVHEATIHANLMAELPFMATENLMMEAVNKHGRDRQQVHEAIRTHAQAAGNRVKNEGQANDLLDRLRAEPLLAGIDLDAAMNPVQYVGLAPEQVDRFLEKVAKPVRARYAGKLGGAREPSV, from the coding sequence ATGCCCCACGCCGACCCCTATTCAATCTATACCTCCCCCCTCGCGTCGCGCAACGCCTCCCCCGAGATGCAGGCGGTCTGGTCCCCCCGGCGCAAGTTCTCCGCCTGGCGACGCCTCTGGCTCGCGATCGCCGAATCCGAAAAGGAGCTCGGCCTCCCCATCACCGACACCCAGATCGCCGAGCTCCGCGCCGCCCTCGACCTCACCGACGCCGACTTCGCACACGCCGCCGACTACGAGAAGAAACTCCGCCACGACGTGATGGCCCACGTCCACGCCTACGGCGACCGGGCCCCCCACGCACGCGCCATCATCCACCTGGGCTGCACATCCCAGGACATCAACTGCAACACCGAGCTCCCCCAGCTCCGCGACGCCCTCCACCTCGTCTGCATCAAAACCGCGCGAGCCATCGACGCACTCTCCACCTTCGCCCAGCGCTGGAAAGACCTCCCGCTCCTTGCATTCACCCACTACCAGCCCGCCCAGCCCACCACCCTGGGCAAACGCGCCGCCACCTGGGCCTACGACCTCTCCCTCTGCCTCGAACGACTCGAACGCACCCGCGACGACATCAAACTCCGAGGCCTCCGCGGCGCCACCGGCACCCAGGCCTCCTACCTCGCCCTCTTCAACGACGACCCGATCCTGGTCGCGCGCCTCGAAACACTCGTCACCAAAAAACTCGGCTTCGACGAGGACGCCACCTACCTCCTCAGCGGCCAGACCTACCCACGCGTCGTCGACGCCTTCGCCCTCTCCGAACTCGCCAACCTCGCCTCCGTCATCCACAAGACCTGCAACGACATCCGCCTCATGGCCAGCCGCAAGGAACTCGACGAGCCCTTCGGCGAGGCGCAGATCGGCTCGTCCGCGATGCCCTACAAGCGCAACCCCATGCGCGCCGAGCGCGCCACGGCGCTCTCGCGCTTCGTCATCAACCTCGCGAGCAACGCCTACGACACCGCCGCCACCCAGTGGCTCGAACGCACGCTCGACGACTCCGCCAACCGCCGGCTCTCGCTGCCCGAAGCGTTCCTCGCGACCGACGGCGCCCTCGACCTGCTCCACAACATCGCCTCCGGTTTCGATGTCCACGAAGCGACCATCCACGCCAACCTCATGGCGGAACTGCCCTTCATGGCCACCGAAAACCTCATGATGGAAGCGGTCAACAAGCACGGGCGCGACCGCCAGCAGGTGCACGAAGCGATCCGCACGCACGCCCAGGCCGCCGGAAACCGCGTGAAGAACGAGGGCCAGGCCAATGACCTCCTCGACCGCCTGCGCGCCGAGCCCCTTCTCGCCGGCATCGACCTCGACGCCGCGATGAACCCCGTGCAATATGTCGGGCTCGCGCCCGAGCAGGTCGACCGCTTCCTCGAGAAGGTCGCGAAACCCGTGCGAGCGCGCTACGCCGGCAAACTCGGCGGCGCGCGAGAGCCGAGCGTCTGA